In the Chryseobacterium sp. MYb264 genome, one interval contains:
- a CDS encoding COG1470 family protein produces MIKFWTLYISLLFPVLTFSQQQSREIVTKKDSLLPGTSTSISFILENSSLENKKFTIEVATSSPNIIPILSKSEFSISAGESKSYIVPLRISAEAPQGMYSVIIYGTDQANGNRFTKKENIIISGSRKLSVTALDSPEFIRAGETIRASFVVKNGGNVVENLILESKNAIVDHIPDLILQPGETKLISIHKPTNADLRQNEYQNLNLSVYSRENPAENQSVYVSTKIISIKPVEEDIYHRLSVAASLSFIGMQNMGRYEDGFQGEIYGKGSLDKENKNNIEFHAITENPVEFNSFTQYEEYFINYKRENFFIHLGDKNYSASYLTEFARYGRGAEIRYDFKKIRLGGFYNHPRFFRDIKDEFNVYSTFKIRKESEITAGYLHKIPRAGERNYGTIRLDSEAHLPYAAGKFTLTKNITVSGEAAYSKTQELEGNAYMIQGQATFDRLNGNIMYMRASPQFAGYFTNTSTLNGNIQYKISNRLNVFANYMRDARNFQRDTLFLAAPYRNFLQYGLQYKYLSSGSIMLYNGYQKYQDRLEPKQFDYYERFFKVSLDQKIGIFNVNLEGQFGKTENYLTGFTGNTSFYTANLAFEYFKTSFTVFTSYAITSRYQLENQRQIYYGARIISRLSDKTNFSLFYQNNYMPEEYFKDRNLFELLFHQQIFQGHELDLSGRYSLQRGELGNKDFIFSLRYTLRMRVPVQKIAEYTTLSGNIQNLGVKKTEGIRLMLGSYLSVTDYNGNYLFKNIIPGDYYLEIDRSTTHINDITNVSLPASLHLSDKENIFNFGLTTASGIEGTVQLSENENQYSFAKFPSNRDKKKKESIIIEATNGDQTYRKMVSIGDTFDFTYLRPGNWKVKLYRNGLDKRYKISVENFELNLKPSEKHTIVIHITKQQNEIKYQKESIKVGYNEIKARK; encoded by the coding sequence ATGATTAAATTTTGGACTTTATATATTTCCTTATTATTCCCTGTACTTACTTTTTCCCAACAACAATCGAGAGAAATTGTTACTAAAAAAGATAGTCTGCTGCCGGGAACGTCTACCTCTATTTCGTTTATTTTAGAAAATTCAAGTTTAGAAAACAAAAAATTTACGATTGAGGTCGCCACTTCCAGTCCTAATATTATTCCGATTTTATCTAAAAGTGAATTCAGTATTTCTGCCGGGGAAAGCAAATCTTATATTGTTCCGCTGAGAATTTCGGCAGAAGCACCACAAGGAATGTATTCTGTGATCATCTATGGAACCGATCAAGCGAATGGTAACCGCTTTACCAAAAAGGAAAATATTATTATTTCCGGAAGTCGAAAACTTTCAGTTACCGCCCTTGATTCTCCTGAATTTATCCGAGCAGGGGAAACCATACGGGCCTCATTCGTTGTAAAAAATGGTGGCAATGTTGTGGAAAATCTTATACTTGAAAGTAAAAATGCCATTGTAGATCATATACCCGACCTTATATTACAGCCAGGTGAAACAAAGTTGATCAGCATTCATAAACCAACCAATGCAGATTTGAGACAAAATGAATATCAAAATCTGAATCTTTCGGTGTATTCCCGAGAAAATCCTGCGGAAAACCAATCGGTATATGTAAGTACAAAAATCATTTCTATAAAACCTGTAGAAGAAGACATTTATCACAGGCTTTCCGTTGCGGCTTCTCTATCTTTTATCGGAATGCAGAATATGGGGAGGTATGAAGATGGTTTTCAAGGAGAAATTTATGGTAAAGGAAGTTTAGATAAAGAAAATAAAAATAATATCGAGTTTCACGCCATCACAGAAAACCCTGTAGAATTCAACTCGTTTACACAATATGAAGAGTATTTTATCAATTATAAAAGAGAAAACTTTTTTATTCATTTGGGAGACAAAAATTACTCAGCATCTTATTTAACGGAGTTTGCAAGATATGGTCGTGGCGCAGAAATCAGATATGATTTCAAAAAAATACGTTTGGGAGGTTTTTACAATCATCCGAGGTTTTTCCGAGATATTAAAGATGAATTTAATGTGTATTCCACTTTTAAAATTCGTAAAGAATCTGAGATCACGGCAGGTTATCTCCATAAAATTCCGAGAGCCGGAGAACGTAATTACGGAACCATTCGTCTGGATTCTGAGGCCCATCTTCCTTATGCTGCAGGAAAATTTACCCTCACAAAAAACATAACGGTTTCAGGAGAAGCAGCTTACAGCAAAACTCAGGAATTGGAAGGAAATGCCTATATGATTCAAGGGCAGGCTACTTTTGACCGATTAAACGGAAATATTATGTATATGAGGGCAAGTCCGCAATTTGCAGGTTACTTTACTAACACAAGTACTCTCAACGGAAATATTCAATACAAAATTTCGAACCGATTGAATGTTTTTGCCAATTATATGCGGGATGCACGAAACTTTCAACGTGACACTTTATTTCTAGCCGCACCTTACAGAAATTTCCTGCAATATGGTTTGCAATATAAATATTTGTCGAGCGGCTCCATTATGTTGTATAATGGATATCAGAAATATCAGGATCGTTTGGAACCTAAGCAATTTGATTATTACGAACGTTTTTTTAAAGTAAGTCTGGATCAGAAAATCGGGATTTTTAATGTAAATCTTGAAGGACAATTTGGAAAAACGGAGAATTACCTTACAGGATTTACGGGAAATACGAGTTTCTATACAGCCAATCTAGCTTTTGAATATTTTAAAACTTCCTTTACAGTTTTTACGAGTTATGCCATTACCTCACGCTATCAATTAGAAAACCAAAGGCAGATCTATTACGGAGCGAGAATCATCAGCCGACTTTCGGATAAAACGAATTTTAGCCTTTTTTATCAGAATAATTATATGCCTGAGGAATATTTTAAAGATCGAAATCTCTTTGAATTGCTTTTTCATCAGCAGATTTTTCAGGGACATGAACTGGATCTTTCGGGAAGATACTCACTTCAGCGCGGCGAACTAGGAAATAAAGATTTTATTTTTTCCCTTCGATATACCTTGAGAATGCGTGTACCTGTTCAGAAAATAGCAGAATATACAACGCTGTCGGGTAACATTCAAAATTTAGGCGTCAAAAAAACGGAAGGTATAAGGCTCATGCTGGGAAGTTATCTTTCTGTTACGGATTACAACGGAAACTATCTATTTAAAAATATCATTCCCGGAGATTATTATCTGGAAATAGACCGTTCCACCACTCATATTAATGATATTACCAATGTCTCATTACCCGCTTCTTTACATCTTTCAGATAAAGAAAATATTTTCAATTTCGGATTAACCACCGCTTCCGGTATTGAAGGAACCGTTCAGCTGAGTGAAAACGAAAATCAGTACAGTTTTGCGAAATTTCCGTCCAATCGGGATAAAAAGAAAAAAGAAAGCATTATTATCGAGGCAACCAACGGGGATCAGACCTATAGAAAAATGGTTTCCATTGGAGATACTTTTGATTTTACGTATTTAAGACCGGGAAACTGGAAAGTAAAACTTTACCGAAACGGTCTTGATAAACGCTATAAGATCTCTGTTGAAAATTTTGAATTGAATTTAAAACCTTCAGAAAAACATACGATAGTCATCCACATCACCAAACAGCAAAACGAAATAAAATACCAAAAGGAAAGCATAAAAGTAGGATATAATGAAATAAAGGCAAGAAAATGA
- a CDS encoding IS5 family transposase: MLGKIREDLQQNLFKTRLTELINMEHPVVKLAGEISWDKMESEFEKLFSENGRPSIAIRKIAGMLLLKEMFKESDESVIERWIENAYWQYFTGETFFQTEQPFDPSNFVHFRKRIGDKGLEFLLGQSVSLHPKAKTEDEVQVDTTVQEKNITFPTDAKLAKKVIDNCRKIAEKESVVQRQSYRRVSKQLLRDAFFGHHPRRQKKAKMARKKLRTIGKRVLRELERKLPKDVLKGYEDVFKIYLKALTQERTTKDKIYSLHEPQVACIAKGKSGKAYEFGTKVAVVRGRKTGIISSVKRFSGNPHDSKTLEESLAQSERVRKSVGGTRPTKATTDRGFKGIKEVEGTAILLPAKKEKTKYGQQVARLRFRARAAIEPCISHLKRNHSLGLNFLKGVAGDINNALLAGIGYNLKMRLNQIKQQILLWLELVLRIFLGKYNFQSQKTAF; this comes from the coding sequence ATGTTAGGCAAAATAAGAGAGGATTTACAGCAGAATTTATTCAAGACCAGGCTTACGGAGCTTATTAATATGGAGCATCCGGTGGTAAAATTAGCTGGGGAGATTTCCTGGGATAAAATGGAGTCAGAGTTTGAGAAATTATTTTCAGAAAACGGAAGACCTTCTATTGCTATCCGTAAAATAGCAGGAATGCTTTTGCTCAAGGAAATGTTTAAAGAAAGTGATGAAAGTGTAATAGAGAGATGGATTGAGAATGCGTATTGGCAATATTTTACCGGAGAAACCTTTTTCCAGACAGAGCAGCCTTTCGATCCGAGCAATTTTGTACACTTCAGAAAAAGAATTGGAGATAAGGGTTTGGAATTTCTTTTGGGACAAAGCGTTTCTCTCCATCCCAAAGCCAAAACAGAAGATGAAGTTCAGGTAGATACGACGGTTCAGGAGAAGAACATTACCTTTCCTACCGATGCCAAATTAGCAAAAAAAGTAATCGACAATTGTAGAAAAATAGCAGAAAAAGAGAGCGTTGTACAAAGACAAAGCTACAGAAGAGTGAGCAAACAATTATTGCGGGACGCTTTTTTTGGACATCATCCCAGAAGACAGAAGAAGGCAAAAATGGCGAGGAAAAAGCTCAGGACGATTGGTAAAAGAGTTCTTCGGGAATTGGAAAGAAAACTTCCTAAAGATGTTTTGAAAGGCTACGAAGACGTTTTTAAAATTTACCTTAAAGCACTCACCCAAGAACGTACCACGAAAGATAAAATTTACAGTCTTCACGAGCCACAAGTTGCGTGTATTGCGAAAGGAAAATCGGGAAAAGCATACGAGTTTGGGACAAAAGTAGCAGTAGTAAGAGGTCGGAAAACAGGGATCATCAGCTCGGTAAAGAGATTTTCTGGCAATCCTCACGATAGTAAAACTCTTGAAGAATCATTGGCACAGAGTGAGAGGGTAAGAAAATCCGTTGGCGGAACAAGACCTACGAAAGCCACTACAGACAGAGGATTTAAAGGAATCAAAGAAGTGGAAGGAACAGCAATTTTGCTTCCCGCAAAAAAAGAAAAAACAAAATATGGGCAACAAGTAGCCAGATTAAGATTCCGGGCAAGAGCAGCCATAGAACCTTGTATCTCTCATTTAAAAAGAAACCACTCCTTAGGATTAAACTTCCTGAAAGGAGTGGCTGGAGATATTAATAATGCATTATTAGCAGGGATTGGATACAATTTGAAGATGAGATTGAATCAAATCAAACAACAAATTCTTCTTTGGCTCGAACTTGTTCTCCGAATCTTTTTAGGCAAATATAATTTTCAAAGTCAAAAAACAGCTTTTTAA